CAGGGCCGCGGACCACTCCGGCGTACCGAGCGCATGGAGATGAGTGTACGCGGCAAGCACATTTTTATATACGATCCCGTCGCCTTTGCCGTCGATCCCGTGACCGCGGCTCATATGATACGCCATCGGTTGCAGTACTTCACCGGCCTGGGGACGGGAATAGTGAAATTCATGGCCCTTTATTATAACACCGCTGTCAAGGAACGGGCTCTCGGTCCCGGTTTCCATAACAGTATATCCATGCGCCTGCGGCCTTTTTTCAAGAATAAAGTCGATCGGCAGGACCGACGTCATGGGATAGCTCTTTTCACCGACCGTCAAACTCCTGCCGAGATAAATGAAACCACCGCACTCGGCATAGATGGGAAGCCCGCCTTCTGCCGCGGCCTTGACCGATCTGCAGAAACTTTCATTCGCTGCCAATTCCGCGGCCTGTGTCTCGGGGAAGCCGCCGCCTATATACAGGGCGTCAATATCAGGAAGTTCCCTATCATGAAGTGCGTTGATCTCCCTGAGGGATGCTCCCTGTTGTTCGAGCGCCTCTAAATTATCCGGATAGTAGAACTGAAACGCGGTATCTCTGATAACTCCGATCACTGCGTGTTTGTTTTCACCCGAGAACCGGTCCGGAGAAGCAACGGCTTCCGGGACATCCAGTTCCGGCGCATTACGGCCGATCTCCCATACCATCGAGAGATCAAGATATTTTGTCGCCGCGGTTGCTGATGCGCTGATCGCCTGCTCGACTTCAGGATGCTCATGGAACGGGGTAAGCCCCATGTGCCGTTCGGGAAATTCACCGTTCTTCTGCCGGGGCATTGCGCCAACGACCGGAATGCCGCTGCTCTGTTCTATGGCTTTCCTGATCACCGTCTCGTGCCTGCCGGGCGATACATTGTTCAGAATGATCCCCCGGATATCCACCCCGGGATCATACGTCCGGCATCCCAGGACAACGGCCCCGATGGTGCTTGAGGCCTTGGTGCAATCCACGATAAGGAGAACAGGCGTGTTGAGCAGTTTTGCCAATCGTGCCGTGCTGTAGCGCCCGGATTCGTCAATGCCGTCAAAGAGGCCCCGGTTGCCTTCGATCAATGCCGCATCAACGCCGTCGGTATGTTGCTGAAAAGAGCGAAGGATGCTCTCCCCCTCCATCATGAAGAGGTCGAGGTTATAGCACGGCCTGCCTGCCGCCCTGCCAAGCCATCCCGCGTCAATAAAATCAGGGCCTTTTTTAAAAACCGCCACCTGCCTGCCCTGCCTGCGCCACGCAGCGGTTATGCCGATCGCGATGGTGGTCTTGCCCAGACCCCCGCGTGTTGCTGAAACGATCAGCCTCGGGACATTCCACATTCGCGCGTTACGACTGAGGATTGGCCGAACCTTCCGTGTGCGGGATCTCGACAGCAGTGCCGCCGAAATACGAATACACCAGCTTGCCGCCGTCAATGAGCACACGAAGCGCGGCCTTTGTCTCGGCCTGGGTCGCGCCTTCAACCTCCATGGCATTGCTGATGTCCTTGGGCTTCAGTTTCTTTTTTCCCTGGCTCTTCTCCACCAGGGCATATACTTTTTTCTGCAGTTCTTCAGCATCCATATTCATCCCCTCCATAGGTTGTTCAGGTCATAGAAAAACCGGCCCCGGTCTTTCACCGGGGCCGGCATGACAGTATACGGCTATTCCCACTTGAAGGTCGGGGTCATTCTGAACGTCTCGCGTGCAAAAGTGAAGTCATCAATGTGCTGATAGGTGAACGGAATCCCGGTCATCTTGAAGAACCGCTCCCAGCCGATGCGCTCGATCCATTCGCCCACGCGCTCATGCTTGTGCGCGTCCTTGGCATAGATTTCCACGATGTGCTTTACAGCCTGCACGACCTCGGGCCAGCGTGGCGGATTGTTCGGAAGGAACGGGATGGCCAGCTTGGACATGCGAGGCACACCGCGTGCGCTCGAGACTTTGCCGCCCACATAGATGGAGATACCGTCGCCTTGTGCATCCGCGAGCGGGAGCGAAGGACACATTGTGTAACAGTTGCCGCAGTACATGCAGCGCTCTTCCTTGATCTTAACGGACTTCGCGGCCGGGTTCGGGGCGATGGCGCCGGTCGGGCACGAAGCGATGGTTGTGGGGATCTCGCACTGGTTCGCGATCGTCTTCTCGTTCACCTTCGGCGGCTTGCGGTGAATACCGAGGATGGCGATGTCGGAGCAGTGCACCGCGCCGCACATATTGAGGCAGCAGGCGAGCGCAATGCGCACGCGGGCCGGCAGGGTCTTGGTGGTGAAATATTCATGCAGCTCGTCCATGACCGCCTTCACGACGCCGGAAGCGTCCGTTGCCGGGGTGTGGCAGTGGATCCAGCCCTGGGTATGCACCACGTTGCTGATGCCATAGCCGATGCCGCCGACCAGATGGCCGCGTTTCTTGAGCTCGGCCTGGAGAGGCTCCAGCTGGGCTTTATCGGGGAAGAACTCGATGTTATTCCGTGTGGTGAAGCGCAGATATCCTCCGCAGAACTTCTCTGCAAGGTCGCATACTTCGCGAATAAAATCACTGCTCACCAGACGGGGGGATGCCATACGCACGGTATAGAGTTCGTCGCCGGTCTCGGAGACGTGCTTCATCGCACCCTTATTGATCTGTTCATGGTACTTCCATTTCCCGTAGTTCTTCGTCATCACGGGAGACATAAATTTGCTGTAGTGAGGAGCTCCAATATCGGTTATTCTTTTCGGTTTGTCAGCCATTCTAAGTTATCCTCCTTAAGTTATTTCACGT
Above is a genomic segment from Nitrospirota bacterium containing:
- a CDS encoding cobyrinate a,c-diamide synthase; the protein is MWNVPRLIVSATRGGLGKTTIAIGITAAWRRQGRQVAVFKKGPDFIDAGWLGRAAGRPCYNLDLFMMEGESILRSFQQHTDGVDAALIEGNRGLFDGIDESGRYSTARLAKLLNTPVLLIVDCTKASSTIGAVVLGCRTYDPGVDIRGIILNNVSPGRHETVIRKAIEQSSGIPVVGAMPRQKNGEFPERHMGLTPFHEHPEVEQAISASATAATKYLDLSMVWEIGRNAPELDVPEAVASPDRFSGENKHAVIGVIRDTAFQFYYPDNLEALEQQGASLREINALHDRELPDIDALYIGGGFPETQAAELAANESFCRSVKAAAEGGLPIYAECGGFIYLGRSLTVGEKSYPMTSVLPIDFILEKRPQAHGYTVMETGTESPFLDSGVIIKGHEFHYSRPQAGEVLQPMAYHMSRGHGIDGKGDGIVYKNVLAAYTHLHALGTPEWSAALVKKAREYRKSRQAA
- the dsrB gene encoding dissimilatory-type sulfite reductase subunit beta codes for the protein MADKPKRITDIGAPHYSKFMSPVMTKNYGKWKYHEQINKGAMKHVSETGDELYTVRMASPRLVSSDFIREVCDLAEKFCGGYLRFTTRNNIEFFPDKAQLEPLQAELKKRGHLVGGIGYGISNVVHTQGWIHCHTPATDASGVVKAVMDELHEYFTTKTLPARVRIALACCLNMCGAVHCSDIAILGIHRKPPKVNEKTIANQCEIPTTIASCPTGAIAPNPAAKSVKIKEERCMYCGNCYTMCPSLPLADAQGDGISIYVGGKVSSARGVPRMSKLAIPFLPNNPPRWPEVVQAVKHIVEIYAKDAHKHERVGEWIERIGWERFFKMTGIPFTYQHIDDFTFARETFRMTPTFKWE